AACAATTAAATCGCTGATTAAATTGGGTATATATAGAGTAAGGAATAATATCCTTACTCTAATTTTTTTATAGATTAATAGGTGGTGAATTAATCATGAGAATATTGATTGTTGATGATTCCCCACTTATTTGCAGACAGATTAACGAGATCATAAATTCAATGGAGATGAATTGGGAAATTTGGACGGTTGAAAGTATTTTTAGATATTGTTCTTCCAGGTATAAGTGGATTTGAAGTTTTGAAATTTATAAGAAGGACAAAAGAGTATGGAGATATTTATGTGATTGTTATGACATCGCTTGACGATGATGAAGTTATAAAAGAAAGCTTTTCCTTGGGTGCAAATGATTTTATAAGAAAGCCAATTAATCAGGTAGAGCTAACCTATCGACTAAGAGCTGCTGTCAGGCTCAGAAACTATCAGTATCTCTACAAATCAGCTTTAAACGATTTACAAGAGAAAAATAAGGAATTAATAGAACTGACAAAGAAGTTAAAAGAAACTCAAGATGTTTTAATCCAAAACGAAAAAATGTCTGCAATTGGTCAATTAGCAGCAGGTATTGCACATGAAATTAACAATCCATTGGGATTTGTAATAACTAATATGGAAACATTAGGAAAATACATTGAAAAATTTAAAAAGTTAATGGAGGAGTACGATAAAGTTAGTAAAAATATCTGTAATGGTAATCAAATAGATATGGAAGGTATTATTGAGAATTGCAAGAAGATTGGTGAATTTAAAAGGCAACTTAAATTTGATTTTATCATGGAAGATATAGACCAGCTTTTAAGTGAGACAATGGACGGACTGAGGAGAGTTGCACACATTGTTCAGACTTTAAAGAAGTTTGCACGAAGTGGTTTGGATGGTCAGGCAAGCTATGAAGATTTAAATGATATTATAGAGGAAACTCTTTTAATTGCAAGAAACGAACTAAAATATGATATTGAGGTTATAAAAGAATATGGGGAAATAAGACAAATTTACTGTAACCGCGGTGAAATTGGTCAGGTGATACTAAATATTTTAATCAATGCTGCTCAGGCTATAAAGTCACAGCCAAATAGAACACAAAAAGGCCATATCTGGATAAAAACATGGGAGGATTCAGACTTTGTATATTGCTCTATAAAAGATGATGGACCTGGTATAAAAAGGATATACTTGAAGAAGATTTTTGAACCCTTCTTTACTACCAAAGATGTTGGAAAAGGAACAGGGCTTGGGCTTAGCATCTCATATGACATTATTGTTAACAAACATGGTGGAGATATCTGGGCTGAAAGTGAAGAGGGGCAAGGTGCTACTTTTATATTTAAACTTCCTGTGAGATCTAAATTGTTAGAAAATCAAATTTAAAAAATGGTGGGATGAACAATGTCAAAATCAATCCTATTTGTTGATGATGAGGTAAGTATTTTAAAAGCTCTTAATAGAGCGTTTTTAGATGAAGACTATGAACTATATTTTGCCCAAAGTGCTGAAGAAGCATTAAAAATTATGGAAGAAAATTACATAAATTTAATAATAACCGACATGAGGATGCCGAACATTTCTGGATTTGAACTACTAAAAATGATTAAACATAGATATCCTGGTACTATTCGTATAATTTTAAGTGGATATGCTGACGAAAATCTCGTTTTTAGGGCTCTTCAAACAAACATAGCAAAGCTTTATATTCTAAAACCATGGGATAATGAAAAACTTAAACAAATAATTAAAAATATATTTGAGTTAGAAGATTTAATGAAAGCTAAAAAGTGTTTAGAAATAGTAAACAACATTGATTATATTCCTACATTAAAGAACTTATATCTCAAAATTACAAAGACAATAGAAGAGGAATTAGGTATAGATAATATTATAAGTGCTATTGAAGAAGACCCTGCAATTTCCTCCAAAATATTACAAGTTGCCAATTCAGCTTTTTACAACTTAAAAACTGCCTCTGTAAAACAAGCTGTAGTCTATTTGGGATTAGTAAATGTTAGGAATATAATTTTGAATACAACTATTTTCGAGTGTTTACAAGATGGAAGTAGCAAATCATTGTTATGGCAACATGCTAATATCGCAAATAACATATTCTATTACCTATATGATAATATTATGAAAAAAAAGGTACATGACTCTTACGCCTCTGCAGGTTTACTTCATGGAATAGGACAATTGATTTTGCTTAAAACATATCCTAAAAAATACATAGAGTATCTTTCTGTCATAAAAGAAGAAAAAGGACCAATTGACTATGAAAAAATCGAGCTTGAATTGTTTGGAATTACGCATACAGAGTTAGGAGCAGTGCTATTAAATTGGTGGGATATACCATATCCTGTAGTAGAAGCTGCTCTTTTTCACCACCAGCCCTATGATGAGAGGATTATTCACAAAGAGTTGGTTTGTGCTGTGAATATTGCATGTTATTGCGCATGGGATATTTTAGGAGTTCATAGTTTGCAAGAGTATCCTCTTTACTCTATCAAATATTTAAATCTTGATGAATATATTTGTCAGGAAATTAAAGCATGGTTTTTAGATAATAATAGATAATAACTATAAAAAAGAATAATTTGAGGATAGGAGCTTGAGAAAAATGAAGAAATACACAGTATTATTTGTGGATGATGAGGATAACATTTTAAGCGCTTTAAAAAGAGCATTGATTGATGAAGAATATAGGTGCCTTTTTGCAAAAAGCGGTGAAGAAGCATTGAAGATATTAGAAAAGGAAAATGTTCAAGTTATAGTTGCTGACATGAAAATGCCAGAAATGGATGGCCTTACTCTACTAAAAATTGTAAAGCAAAAATATCCTAAAATAGTTAGAGTTGTATTATCAGGATTTACACAGCTTCCTCAAGTTTTGGCTGCTATCAACCAAGCAG
This Caldicellulosiruptor changbaiensis DNA region includes the following protein-coding sequences:
- a CDS encoding sensor histidine kinase — its product is MKVFLDIVLPGISGFEVLKFIRRTKEYGDIYVIVMTSLDDDEVIKESFSLGANDFIRKPINQVELTYRLRAAVRLRNYQYLYKSALNDLQEKNKELIELTKKLKETQDVLIQNEKMSAIGQLAAGIAHEINNPLGFVITNMETLGKYIEKFKKLMEEYDKVSKNICNGNQIDMEGIIENCKKIGEFKRQLKFDFIMEDIDQLLSETMDGLRRVAHIVQTLKKFARSGLDGQASYEDLNDIIEETLLIARNELKYDIEVIKEYGEIRQIYCNRGEIGQVILNILINAAQAIKSQPNRTQKGHIWIKTWEDSDFVYCSIKDDGPGIKRIYLKKIFEPFFTTKDVGKGTGLGLSISYDIIVNKHGGDIWAESEEGQGATFIFKLPVRSKLLENQI
- a CDS encoding HDOD domain-containing protein; its protein translation is MSKSILFVDDEVSILKALNRAFLDEDYELYFAQSAEEALKIMEENYINLIITDMRMPNISGFELLKMIKHRYPGTIRIILSGYADENLVFRALQTNIAKLYILKPWDNEKLKQIIKNIFELEDLMKAKKCLEIVNNIDYIPTLKNLYLKITKTIEEELGIDNIISAIEEDPAISSKILQVANSAFYNLKTASVKQAVVYLGLVNVRNIILNTTIFECLQDGSSKSLLWQHANIANNIFYYLYDNIMKKKVHDSYASAGLLHGIGQLILLKTYPKKYIEYLSVIKEEKGPIDYEKIELELFGITHTELGAVLLNWWDIPYPVVEAALFHHQPYDERIIHKELVCAVNIACYCAWDILGVHSLQEYPLYSIKYLNLDEYICQEIKAWFLDNNR